In the genome of Loxodonta africana isolate mLoxAfr1 chromosome 16, mLoxAfr1.hap2, whole genome shotgun sequence, one region contains:
- the BORCS7 gene encoding BLOC-1-related complex subunit 7: MATGAPDSQARFGQSVKGLLTEKVNTCGTDVIALTKQVLKGSRSSELLGQAARNMVLQEDAILHSEDSLRKMAIITTHLQYQQEAIQKNVEQSSDLQDQLNHLLK, translated from the exons ATGGCGACTGGGGCACCGGATTCTCAAGCTCGCTTCGGTCAGTCCGTGAAAGGGCTTCTCACCGAGAAGGTGAACACCTGTGGTACTGACGTGATCGCGCTCACCAAACAGGTGCTGAAGGGCTCCCGGAGCTCCGAG CTGCTCGGTCAGGCAGCTCGAAACATGGTACTACAGGAAGATGCCATCTTGCACTCAGAAGAT agtTTAAGGAAAATGGCAATAATAACAACACACCTTCAGTACCA GCAAGAAGCTATTCAGAAGAA TGTTGAGCAGTCGTCAGACCTACAGGACCAGTTGAATCACCTGTTGAAATAG